The genomic stretch CCTCATCGCCGCCGAGCCGGAAATCTCGCGCGTGCCGTTGATGCTCGACTCGTCGAAGTGGAGCGTGCTGGAGGCCGGCCTCAAGTGCATCCAGGGCAAGGGGATCGTCAACTCCATCTCGCTCAAGGACGGAGAGGCCGAGTTCCTGCGCCGCGCGCGGCTCATCCGCCGTTATGGCGCCGCCGCGGTGGTGATGGCCTTCGACGAGCAGGGCCAGGCGGCCACGCGTGACGACAAGGTGCGCATCTGCACGCGCGCCTACCGGCTGCTGGTGGACGAGGCGGGCTTCCTGCCGGAAGACATCATCTTCGATCCCAACATCCTCACCGTGGCCACGGGCATCGAGGAGCACAACAACTACGCCGTGGACTTCTTCGAGGCCACGCGCATCATCAAGGCCACCCTGCCCCACGCGAAGGTGTCGGGCGGCGTGTCCAACGTGTCCTTCTCCTTCCGGGGCAACAACCCGGTGCGCGAGGCGATCCACACCGCGTTCCTGTACCACGGCGTCAACGCGGGCATGGACATGGGCATCGTCAACGCCGGCATGCTCGGCGTGTACGAGGAGATTCCCAAGGAGCTGCTCGAGTACGTGGAGGACGTGCTGCTCAACCGCCGCCCGGATGCCACCGATCGGCTCATCACCTACGCCGAGCAGCTCAAGGCGCAGCACGGAGGCGGCTCGAAGCTCGAGGTGAAGGAAGACCTCGCCTGGCGCAACGCCCCGGTGGCCGAGCGGCTGAGCCACGCGCTCGTCAAGGGCATCGACGCCTACATCGAGGCGGACACCGAGGAGGCGCGGCTCTTGTACAAGCGCCCGCTGGACATCATCGAGGGCCCGCTGATGGACGGCATGCGCGTGGTGGGAGACCTCTTCGGCGCGGGCAAGATGTTCCTGCCGCAGGTGGTGAAGTCGGCGCGCGTGATGAAGCGCGCGGTGGCGTGGCTGACGCCCTTCATGGAGGAGGAGAAGCGGCGCCACCAGGAGGCGGGAGGCGAGGCGCGCACGCAGGGCAAGGTGCTGCTCGCCACGGTGAAGGGCGACGTGCACGACATCGGCAAGAACATCGTGGGCGTGGTGCTGGCCTGCAACAACTACGAGGTCATCGACCTGGGCGTGATGGTGCCCACCGAGAAGATCCTCACCACGGCGCGCAAGGAGAAGGTGGACATCATCGGGCTGTCGGGGCTCATCACGCCCTCGCTCGACGAGATGGTGAACGTGGCCCGGGAGGCCAGGCGCCTGGGCTTCGACGTGCCACTGCTCATCGGAGGCGCCACCACCAGCCATCCGCACACCTCGGTGAAGATCGCACCGGAGTACGAGCCCGGCGTGGTGCACGTGCTGGACGCCTCGCGCGTGGTGAACGTGGTGAGCGCGCTGCTGTCCCCCGAGCAGAAGCCGGTCTTCCTGGCGGAGGTGCTCGAGAAGCAGAACCGGGCCCGCGAGGACTTCGCCGCCCGCCGGGTGCAGCGCAAGCTCCTGCCGCTCGCGGAGGCCCGTCAGCGCCGCGCCACGTACGACTGGGCGCAGGTCGACATCCCCCAGCCCGAGTTCCTGGGCACGCGGGTGTTCGACGACGTGCCGCTCGCGGAAGTGGTGCCCTTCATCGACTGGGGACCCTTCTTCAACGCCTGGGAGCTGTACGGTGCCTTCCCGCGCATCCTCGAGGACGCGGTGGTGGGCGCGGAGGCGCGCAAGCTGTACGAGGACGCGCGGGTCCTGCTCAAGCGCATCGTCGAGGAGAAGCGCTTCACCGCGCGCGCGGTGCTGGGTTTCTGGCCCTGCAACTCCGTGGGCGATGACATCGAGCTGTACACCGATGAGAAGCGCTCGAAGGTGCTGGGCACGCTGCGCATGCTGCGGCAGCAGGCCGAGAAGCCGTCGGAACAGCCCCACCTGTGCCTGGCGGACTTCGTGGCGCCGAAGGAGAGTGGCCGCATCGACTACTGCGGAGGCTTCGTGGTGACGGCGGGGCTGGGGGTGGAGGACTTCGCCGAGCGCTTCCGCCAGAAGCACGACGACTACTCGGCCATCATGGTGCAGGCGCTGGGAGACCGCCTCGCCGAGGCGATGGCGGAGCTGATGCACAAGCGCGCCCGTGAGTTCTGCGGCTTCGGCAGGAACGAGGACCTGTCCAACGAGCAGCTCATCCGCGAGCAGTACCGCGGCATCCGTCCGGCGCCCGGCTACCCCGCGTGTCCGGAGCACACGGAGAAGGGCACGCTCTTCGCGCTGCTCGACGCCACGAAGGCGACGGCGGTGTCGTTGACGGAGAGCTACGCGATGACGCCGCCCAGCAGCGTCAGCGGCTTCTACTTCAACCACCCCGAGGCGAAATACTTCGGGTTGGGGAAGATCGGCCGGGATCAGCTCGAGGACTACGCGCGCCGCAAGGGGATGACGATCGAGGAGGCGGCGCGGTGGCTCGGCCCCCTCCTGGACGAGGACAAGGCCCCGGCGGCGAGCGTGGCGGCCTGAGCCCAGCGGGCGCGCTCAGGGCGCGAGGGTGGTGACGAAGGACGACCTGCCCCGGTGACCTCGAGGATCACCGCCGTGTGTTCAGGGCGCGGTGGAGGAAGCCCGCTCATGGTCGACTTCCGTACACACCCGGGAGAAGAGCGGAGCGCTCGGAGGGGCTCGCCCGGCACCGGGATACCCCGAGGATTAGCATCCGCGCGCGATGACGGCCGACTCCTCGGGATTGAAGGCCCTGCTGTGGATGCAGCGCCGGAACTACTTCATTGGCGCGGGCTGCCTGACGCTCGGGCTCGTGTTGCACTGCGTGGTGACGTGGTCCTTTCCCAGGCTGCTCGTGGGCCTTCAGGCCGCATGGTCCACGATCTTCGCGCTGATGGGGCTCTGCGTGGGCGCGGGCTGGCTGCCGATGAAGTGGGCGGGGGTGATCGCCTCGGTCATCGGGTTCGTGTCCCTCACGAGCTTCGTACTCCTGAGTGGAGGCCCGGACAGCCCCTACTTCTGCATGTACGCCGCCCTGCCCTTCATCCTGGCGGTGTTCACCCCCGACAGCCGCATGCCGACGCTGCTGAGCGGCGGGGTGTCGCTCGTGGCGATCGTCATCGTGAACACCATGGCCGAGGTGCCCCTGCCGCGGGTGCTCCTCCAGGTGACGAGCTACAGCACCTTCCTGGGACTGGCGCTCGTCGGCACGCGCATGTACCGGCACATGTTGGATGCGCAGCTCGCGGCGCACCAGGAGCGGCTCCGGGCGCTCGAACAGCTCGCGGAGAGCGAGCGCCTGCGCGCACGTGCCGCGCTCGAGCGCGCGGAGGTGGAGCGGCTCGTGCTGGTGGGGCAACTGGCCGCCGGGGTGGCGCACGAGGTGAACAACCCCCTGGCCTTCGTGAAGGCCAACCTGAGCTACCTGCAGCGCGAGACCGCGGACGAGGCATGGACGATCGAGCGCGAGGAGTTCCGGGACGTGCTCGACGAGACGAAGCAGGGCGTGATGCGCATCCAGCAGATCGTCACGGATCTGCGGGGCTTCTCGCGCGCGGACCCCCTGGGCGAGCAACAGGAACCGGGCGTGCTGGAGGAGGCCCTGAAAGAGGCGAAGCGGCTCGCCTCGGTGCGCCTGCGCGAGGGCGGCGAGGTCGCGCTGGCGCTCGCCCCGGAGCTGCCGGCGGTCCGGCTGGGGCAGCGGCACATGGTGCAGGTGCTGGTGAACCTGCTCATCAACGCGGCGGACGCGGCGCAGTCGGCCCAGCCTCCGCGCCGACCCCACATCAAGGTGAGCGCGCACCGGGAGGCGGGAGGCGTGTGCCTGCGGGTGGAGGACAACGGGCCGGGCATCCCTCCGGACGTGCTGCCCCGCCTCTTCGAGCCCTTCTTCACCACCAAGCCCCCGGGCCAGGGGACGGGACTGGGGCTCGCGCTGTGCCGCGACTACGTGGCGCGCGTGGGGGGCACGCTCCACGCGGAGAACCACCCCGGTGGGGCCCGCTTCGTCCTGATGCTGCCGGCGGCCTCGGATGCCCCCTCCCCCACCGCCTACGAGCTCCCAAATACGAGGGCCCCGGGTTCCATGAAACCCGAGGCCCTGGGGTGAACGGCCATGCTCGCCGGAACTACGCCGCCTTGGACGGCTCGGGCGGCAGGTAGTCCTCGATGGGGGGGCACGAGCACACGAGCTTGCGGTCCCCGAGCACGTTGTTGAGCCGGCCCACGGAGGGCCAGAACTTGTGCTCCTTCACCCACGGCGCCGGGAAGGCCGCCTTCTCGCGCGAGTAGGGACGGTTCCACTCGGGCGCGGTGATGACGCGGGCGGTGTGCGGCGCGTTCTTCAGCACGTTGTTGTCCCGAGGCGTCCGGCCGTCCTCGATCTCCCGGATCTCCTCCCGGATGGCGATGAGCGCGTCACACAGCCGATCCAACTCCGCCTTGGACTCGCTCTCGGTGGGCTCGATCATCAACGTGCCCGACACCGGGAAGGACACCGTGGGCGCGTGGAAGCCGTAGTCCATGAGCCGCTTGGCCACGTCCTCCACCTCGACGCCCGTCGTCTTCTTGAGCGGGCGCAGGTCCACGATGCACTCGTGCGCCACGCGGCCGCGCTTGCCGCGGTAGAGCACCGGGTAGTGCGGCTGCAGCCGCTCGGCGATGTAGTTGGCGTTGAGGATGGCCGTCTTCGTGGCCCGGGTGAGCCCGTCCCCGCCCATCATCGCGATGTACATCCACGAGATGACGAGGATGCTCGCGCTGCCCCACGGGGCCGCGGAGATGGCACCGATGCCGTCGTTGCCGCCCGTGGCGATGACCGGGTGGCCCGGCAGGAAGCGCGTCAGGTGGCTGGCCACGCAGATGGGACCCATGCCCGGGCCGCCACCGCCGTGGGGGATGCAGAACGTCTTGTGCAGGTTGATGTGGCAGACGTCCGCGCCGATCTCCGCCGGCTTCGTGAGCCCCACCTGGGCGTTGAGGTTCGCCCCGTCCATGTACACCTGCCCGCCGCGCTCGTGCACCACGGCGCAGATCTCCTTGATGTCCTCCTCGAACACGCCGTGCGTGGACGGGTAGGTCACCATCAAGCAGGCCAGGTTCGCCTTGTGCTCGTCCGCCTTGGCGCGCAGGTCCGGCACGTCGATGTTGCCGCTCTCGTCGCACTTGACGACGACGACCTTGTAGCCCGCCATCACCGCGGAGGCCGGGTTGGTGCCGTGCGCCGACGAGGGGATGAGGCACACGTCCCGGTGTCCCTGGCCCCGGTGCTGCTGCCAGGCGCGCACCACGAGCAGGCCCGCGAGCTCGCCCTGGCTGCCCGCGTTGGGCTGGAGCGACACGCCGGCGAAGCCCGTCACGGCCGCCAGCATCCCCTCGAGCTGCTCGAACAGGAGCCGGTAGCCGGAGGCCTGGGAGCTGGGCGCGAACGGGTGCAGCTTGCCGAACTGCGGCCACGTCACCGGCACCATCTC from Cystobacter ferrugineus encodes the following:
- a CDS encoding sensor histidine kinase — encoded protein: MTADSSGLKALLWMQRRNYFIGAGCLTLGLVLHCVVTWSFPRLLVGLQAAWSTIFALMGLCVGAGWLPMKWAGVIASVIGFVSLTSFVLLSGGPDSPYFCMYAALPFILAVFTPDSRMPTLLSGGVSLVAIVIVNTMAEVPLPRVLLQVTSYSTFLGLALVGTRMYRHMLDAQLAAHQERLRALEQLAESERLRARAALERAEVERLVLVGQLAAGVAHEVNNPLAFVKANLSYLQRETADEAWTIEREEFRDVLDETKQGVMRIQQIVTDLRGFSRADPLGEQQEPGVLEEALKEAKRLASVRLREGGEVALALAPELPAVRLGQRHMVQVLVNLLINAADAAQSAQPPRRPHIKVSAHREAGGVCLRVEDNGPGIPPDVLPRLFEPFFTTKPPGQGTGLGLALCRDYVARVGGTLHAENHPGGARFVLMLPAASDAPSPTAYELPNTRAPGSMKPEALG
- the metH gene encoding methionine synthase, translating into MTNQASRFQIIGERTNITGSPKFAKALKAGNWDECLAIARQQVESGANILDINVDEALVDGEATMVKFLNLIAAEPEISRVPLMLDSSKWSVLEAGLKCIQGKGIVNSISLKDGEAEFLRRARLIRRYGAAAVVMAFDEQGQAATRDDKVRICTRAYRLLVDEAGFLPEDIIFDPNILTVATGIEEHNNYAVDFFEATRIIKATLPHAKVSGGVSNVSFSFRGNNPVREAIHTAFLYHGVNAGMDMGIVNAGMLGVYEEIPKELLEYVEDVLLNRRPDATDRLITYAEQLKAQHGGGSKLEVKEDLAWRNAPVAERLSHALVKGIDAYIEADTEEARLLYKRPLDIIEGPLMDGMRVVGDLFGAGKMFLPQVVKSARVMKRAVAWLTPFMEEEKRRHQEAGGEARTQGKVLLATVKGDVHDIGKNIVGVVLACNNYEVIDLGVMVPTEKILTTARKEKVDIIGLSGLITPSLDEMVNVAREARRLGFDVPLLIGGATTSHPHTSVKIAPEYEPGVVHVLDASRVVNVVSALLSPEQKPVFLAEVLEKQNRAREDFAARRVQRKLLPLAEARQRRATYDWAQVDIPQPEFLGTRVFDDVPLAEVVPFIDWGPFFNAWELYGAFPRILEDAVVGAEARKLYEDARVLLKRIVEEKRFTARAVLGFWPCNSVGDDIELYTDEKRSKVLGTLRMLRQQAEKPSEQPHLCLADFVAPKESGRIDYCGGFVVTAGLGVEDFAERFRQKHDDYSAIMVQALGDRLAEAMAELMHKRAREFCGFGRNEDLSNEQLIREQYRGIRPAPGYPACPEHTEKGTLFALLDATKATAVSLTESYAMTPPSSVSGFYFNHPEAKYFGLGKIGRDQLEDYARRKGMTIEEAARWLGPLLDEDKAPAASVAA